A region from the Candidatus Abyssobacteria bacterium SURF_5 genome encodes:
- a CDS encoding enoyl-CoA hydratase/isomerase family protein produces the protein MTPNFEFLNVTVQDGVATIILNRVEKMNSLCMKLRDEIEQCLDLLEADQNVRSAILTGGEDVFCAGFDINEVIETELESFSHRILEYHEKIYGFPKPIVAAVSGFALAGGFDLALCGDIIIASDTAVFGHPEIRFGVNPLLTPLWRKVGPSKAAELVMTGEMLNAEKAVLIGLAVKAVPPDRLLAEASEFARKLAKIEPRALAAVKRASMVVPKLDLRSSLEYEFGLTAEIMRNSELKSRIETYARKAGLIS, from the coding sequence ATGACTCCGAATTTCGAATTTCTGAACGTGACAGTGCAGGATGGAGTCGCGACGATCATCCTGAACAGAGTTGAAAAGATGAACTCCCTCTGCATGAAGCTGAGAGACGAAATAGAACAATGTCTGGACTTGCTTGAGGCGGACCAGAACGTTCGATCCGCAATTCTGACTGGCGGCGAGGACGTTTTCTGCGCCGGCTTCGATATCAACGAGGTGATCGAGACGGAGCTCGAATCTTTCTCTCATCGCATCCTCGAATATCATGAAAAGATTTACGGATTTCCGAAACCGATCGTGGCGGCGGTGAGCGGATTCGCGCTTGCAGGCGGATTTGATCTCGCATTGTGCGGCGATATTATCATCGCGTCCGATACCGCTGTGTTCGGGCATCCGGAAATCCGATTCGGAGTCAATCCGCTGCTCACTCCGCTGTGGCGCAAGGTGGGCCCCTCAAAAGCGGCTGAATTAGTCATGACAGGTGAAATGCTGAACGCCGAGAAAGCTGTGCTGATCGGGCTCGCCGTAAAGGCGGTTCCGCCGGATAGGCTCCTTGCAGAGGCATCGGAATTCGCGCGGAAACTCGCGAAAATAGAGCCGCGCGCGCTCGCGGCGGTAAAACGCGCGAGCATGGTCGTTCCAAAGCTCGATCTCCGCTCAAGTCTCGAATACGAATTCGGCCTCACCGCCGAGATCATGCGCAATTCCGAATTGAAATCGCGCATCGAAA